A genomic region of Pseudomonadota bacterium contains the following coding sequences:
- a CDS encoding RidA family protein, translating to MSFPAANAAHHEEASANAPSIQRYPLPNDNPFPIALAVETPPGTTLIHHSGLVPAPADPSAERGSRAFWGDTKTQAMSVFSRMEQSLTALGLGFGDVIKMTVFLVGDDEKGGRMDFGGFMEAYTQYFGTEAQPNLPARSAVQVAGLAGDGMLVEIEVILARPLATDD from the coding sequence CTGAGCTTCCCCGCGGCCAACGCCGCCCACCACGAGGAGGCCAGCGCCAACGCGCCCAGCATCCAACGCTACCCGCTGCCCAACGATAACCCGTTCCCCATCGCCTTGGCCGTCGAGACGCCCCCTGGCACCACCCTGATTCACCACAGCGGCCTGGTCCCGGCGCCCGCCGACCCGAGCGCTGAACGCGGTTCGCGCGCGTTCTGGGGCGATACCAAGACCCAGGCGATGAGCGTCTTCTCCCGCATGGAGCAATCGCTCACGGCCCTCGGCCTCGGCTTCGGCGACGTGATCAAGATGACCGTGTTCCTGGTCGGTGACGATGAGAAGGGCGGTCGCATGGACTTCGGCGGCTTCATGGAGGCTTACACGCAGTACTTCGGCACCGAAGCGCAACCGAACCTGCCCGCCCGTTCCGCCGTGCAGGTGGCGGGCCTCGCCGGCGACGGCATGCTGGTGGAGATCGAAGTGATCCTCGCCCGACCGCTGGCGACCGACGACTAG
- a CDS encoding cobalamin-binding protein: MSAPASPTAGERYPQRIVCLTEETTETLYLLGEQDRIVGISGFTVRPPQARREKPKVSAFTSAKIDKILALEPDLVLGFSDLQADIAADLIRAGIAVHVFNHRSVEQILDMITVLGGLVGCHARAQGLVRDLETGLEEIAMQARELPRRPRVYFEEWDEPPIAAIRWVSDLIQLAGADNVFIDLAEKPLGKDRIIAAHQEIIDAAPDIIIGSWCGKKFRPERVAERPGYAQIPAVRRGHLYEVKSAIILQPGPAALTDGVRALADIIRHWAEDPGATTNG; encoded by the coding sequence ATGAGCGCGCCCGCCTCGCCCACCGCCGGCGAGCGCTACCCGCAGCGGATCGTGTGCCTGACCGAGGAGACCACCGAGACCCTGTATCTGCTCGGCGAGCAGGACCGCATCGTGGGCATCTCAGGCTTCACCGTGCGCCCGCCGCAAGCGCGTCGGGAGAAGCCGAAGGTGTCCGCCTTCACCAGTGCGAAGATCGACAAGATCCTCGCGCTGGAACCCGACCTGGTGCTGGGCTTCTCGGACCTGCAGGCGGACATCGCCGCCGACCTCATCCGCGCCGGCATCGCTGTCCACGTGTTCAACCACCGCAGCGTTGAGCAAATCCTCGACATGATCACCGTGCTCGGCGGTTTGGTCGGCTGCCACGCGCGCGCCCAGGGCCTGGTTCGAGACCTGGAAACGGGCCTGGAGGAGATCGCCATGCAGGCCCGGGAACTGCCCCGACGCCCCCGCGTCTACTTCGAAGAGTGGGATGAGCCACCTATCGCTGCCATCAGGTGGGTGTCAGACCTGATCCAGCTCGCGGGAGCTGACAACGTTTTCATCGATTTGGCCGAGAAACCGCTCGGAAAAGACCGTATCATCGCCGCCCATCAGGAGATCATCGACGCCGCGCCGGACATCATCATCGGCTCCTGGTGCGGCAAGAAATTCCGCCCCGAACGGGTGGCCGAGCGTCCCGGTTACGCACAGATTCCGGCGGTCCGCCGCGGCCACCTGTACGAGGTGAAATCGGCGATCATCCTGCAACCCGGGCCCGCCGCCCTGACCGATGGCGTGCGCGCCCTGGCCGACATCATTCGACACTGGGCAGAAGACCCAGGCGCCACCACCAACGGGTAA